In Aegilops tauschii subsp. strangulata cultivar AL8/78 chromosome 3, Aet v6.0, whole genome shotgun sequence, one genomic interval encodes:
- the LOC109776588 gene encoding uncharacterized protein isoform X4: protein MDHLAGRLAAASADDPAPSPSAGNDGSLLDVIRAVERAEGTIRDQENNRLKEELMKKTRLLQRVSEDAASQATFGGGGGASQEPRTSVVTSKMDGPTPYDGAASANPRGASALRHNGVSESGGDPLVHQQTRHNKYLDSSQAFRREPAGMDNGGPSHFSTPSSRSISPTRPRKEGDYDSRLNLPGQGLLPVSEMNSNVSWKQDLTVKVKEHEEEITQLRKHLDNYIIKEALILKEKSVLEKRIAYMRVAFDHQQQDLVDAASKSLAYRQDIIEENIRLAYALQTAHQERSMFISSLLPILSEYENLRPSVPDAQSIVGNLKVLFRHLQEQLMLTEEKVKESQYQITPWQNELPNKTNLPVQSPNNPLGKVSNKSSLDIVPQTPYPQVQSPMSSPSPVQARGNWKNHQVIPSEAPTRIMDQDYGGRAALSSSNQFRKDVPAQASQRDSDALQFGFVAQNSSLPLEGPSRRYVLDDSVGAEDQHVREPSAQWGPGDSPILESGLEEANPSYPYLPTVPEEPGSSFSEAAEDDPLPGIEGLRITGEPFPGRDLQASGFSINGTTSCNFEWVRHLDDGSVKFIEGARQPTYLVTADDVDNLLAIEVQPLDDRKRKGDIVKVYANDQAKITCDPQTKELIKKTLEVGHVSYQVQLPVRFLDMWEPAVLAIKREGYSIKCNGQRGVVLTEKFQKATAINIPYGYERQTEFSIVSADGDEYNLQPADNNMSRDTIVLVLRLFRSMAVEKRRGRKKGLFFK, encoded by the exons ATGGACCACCTCGCCGGGAGGCTCGCCGCGGCCTCCGCCGACGaccctgccccctccccctccgcTGGAAACGACGGCAGCCTCCTCGACGTCATCCGCGCCGTCGAGCGCGCCGAGGGCACCATCCGCGACCAG GAGAACAACAGGCTCAAGGAGGAACTGATGAAGAAGACGCGGCTGTTGCAGAGGGTT AGCGAGGACGCTGCATCCCAGGCCActttcggcggcggcggcggcgcgagccaAGAGCCCCGCACTTCCGTCGTCACTAGCAAGATGGACGGCCCCACGCCTTATGACGGCGCTGCCTCGGCGAACCCGCGAGGCGCCTCTGCTCTCCGTCACAACGGGGTTTCAGAGAGCGGAGGAGACCCCCTGGTGCACCAACAGACGAGGCACAACAAGTACCTCGACAGCAGCCAGGCGTTTAGAAGGGAGCCGGCAGGAATGGACAATGGTGGACCCTCGCACTTCTCCACTCCATCGTCTCGTTCCATTTCTCCGACAAG GCCTAGAAAAGAAGGCGATTATGATTCCAGACTCAACTTACCTGGACAGGGGCTACTGCCTGTTTCAGAGATGAACTCAAACGTGTCCTGGAAGCAG GACCTTACTGTTAAGGTCAAAGAACACGAAGAAGAGATCACACAGTTACGAAAGCATCTGGATAACTATATAATAAAG GAAGCACTAATACTCAAGGAAAAATCGGTGCTGGAAAAACGCATCGCTTATATGCGTGTG GCATTTGATCATCAGCAGCAAGACTTGGTTGATGCAGCATCAAAGTCTTTAGCATATAGACAAGATATTATCGAGGAAAACATCCGCCTAGCATATGCATTGCAG ACTGCACATCAAGAGAGGTCAATGTTCATATCCTCTTTGCTGCCTATTCTGTCTgaatatgagaacctacgaccgTCTGTCCCCGATGCTCAATCCATTGTTGGTAATTTGAAG GTTTTGTTTAGGCATCTGCAGGAGCAACTAATGCTCACCGAG GAGAAAGTTAAGGAGTCACAGTATCAGATTACCCCATGGCAAAATGAATTGCCAAATAAGACCAATCTTCCTGTACAGTCACCTAACAATCCTCTTGGAAAAGTATCG AACAAAAGCAGCCTTGATATTGTGCCCCAGACGCCATATCCTCAAGTACAATCTCCAATGTCCTCCCCTTCCCCTGTTCAAGCCAGAGGTAATTGGAAAAACCATCAAGTAATTCCAAGTGAGGCTCCTACAAGAATTATGGATCAAGATTACGGAGGAAGGGCCGCTCTTTCAAGCAG CAACCAATTTAGGAAGGATGTTCCTGCTCAAGCGTCCCAACGTGATTCTGATGCTCTGCAGTTTGGTTTCGTTGCTCAGAACTCGAGCCTACCACTCGAGGGCCCTAGTAGAAGGTATGTCTTGGATGATTCTGTGGGGGCTGAAGACCAACATGTGCGCGAACCTTCTGCTCAATGGGGCCCTGGAGACTCACCTATTTTAGAATCTGGCCTTGAGGAAGCAAACCCTTCATATCCCTATCTTCCTACTGTTCCCGAGGAGCCTGGTTCTTCTTTTTCTGAAG CTGCAGAGGACGATCCATTGCCAGGCATAGAGGGTCTTCGAATCACGGGTGAGCCTTTTCCTGGACGGGACCTTCAAGCAAGTGGGTTCTCCATCAACGGAACCACAAGTTGTAATTTCGAG TGGGTTCGTCATCTAGATGATGGCTCCGTAAAATTCATAGAAG gagcaaggcaacccaccTATTTGGTTACTGCTGATGATGTTGATAATCTACTAGCCATTGAAGTCCAACCCCTAGACGACAGAAAAAGAAAG GGTGACATCGTAAAGGTTTATGCTAACGATCAAGCAAAAATCACTTGCG ATCCTCAAACAAAGGAACTCATAAAGAAAACCCTTGAAGTTGGGCATGTGTCTTATCAAGTCCAACTGCCT GTGAGATTCTTAGACATGTGGGAACCAGCTGTTTTGGCAATAAAGAGGGAAGGTTACAGCATTAAATGCAACGGGCAGCGTGGAGTTGTTCTCACGGAGAAATTTCAGAAAGCAACTGCT ATTAATATTCCATACGGATACGAGCGTCAGACAGAGTTTTCGATTGTATCAGCTGACGGTGACGAGTATAATCTCCAGCCAGCAGACAATAACAT GTCGCGGGATACGATTGTGCTAGTGCTAAGACTGTTCAGATCCATG GCCGTCGAGAAGCGGCGGGGGAGGAAGAAGGGCCTCTTCTTCAAGTAG
- the LOC109776588 gene encoding uncharacterized protein isoform X3 gives MDHLAGRLAAASADDPAPSPSAGNDGSLLDVIRAVERAEGTIRDQENNRLKEELMKKTRLLQRVSEDAASQATFGGGGGASQEPRTSVVTSKMDGPTPYDGAASANPRGASALRHNGVSESGGDPLVHQQTRHNKYLDSSQAFRREPAGMDNGGPSHFSTPSSRSISPTRPRKEGDYDSRLNLPGQGLLPVSEMNSNVSWKQDLTVKVKEHEEEITQLRKHLDNYIIKEALILKEKSVLEKRIAYMRVAFDHQQQDLVDAASKSLAYRQDIIEENIRLAYALQTAHQERSMFISSLLPILSEYENLRPSVPDAQSIVGNLKVLFRHLQEQLMLTEEKVKESQYQITPWQNELPNKTNLPVQSPNNPLGKVSNKSSLDIVPQTPYPQVQSPMSSPSPVQARGNWKNHQVIPSEAPTRIMDQDYGGRAALSSSNQFRKDVPAQASQRDSDALQFGFVAQNSSLPLEGPSRRYVLDDSVGAEDQHVREPSAQWGPGDSPILESGLEEANPSYPYLPTVPEEPGSSFSEAAEDDPLPGIEGLRITGEPFPGRDLQASGFSINGTTSCNFEWVRHLDDGSVKFIEGARQPTYLVTADDVDNLLAIEVQPLDDRKRKGDIVKVYANDQAKITCDPQTKELIKKTLEVGHVSYQVQLPQVRFLDMWEPAVLAIKREGYSIKCNGQRGVVLTEKFQKATAINIPYGYERQTEFSIVSADGDEYNLQPADNNMSRDTIVLVLRLFRSMAVEKRRGRKKGLFFK, from the exons ATGGACCACCTCGCCGGGAGGCTCGCCGCGGCCTCCGCCGACGaccctgccccctccccctccgcTGGAAACGACGGCAGCCTCCTCGACGTCATCCGCGCCGTCGAGCGCGCCGAGGGCACCATCCGCGACCAG GAGAACAACAGGCTCAAGGAGGAACTGATGAAGAAGACGCGGCTGTTGCAGAGGGTT AGCGAGGACGCTGCATCCCAGGCCActttcggcggcggcggcggcgcgagccaAGAGCCCCGCACTTCCGTCGTCACTAGCAAGATGGACGGCCCCACGCCTTATGACGGCGCTGCCTCGGCGAACCCGCGAGGCGCCTCTGCTCTCCGTCACAACGGGGTTTCAGAGAGCGGAGGAGACCCCCTGGTGCACCAACAGACGAGGCACAACAAGTACCTCGACAGCAGCCAGGCGTTTAGAAGGGAGCCGGCAGGAATGGACAATGGTGGACCCTCGCACTTCTCCACTCCATCGTCTCGTTCCATTTCTCCGACAAG GCCTAGAAAAGAAGGCGATTATGATTCCAGACTCAACTTACCTGGACAGGGGCTACTGCCTGTTTCAGAGATGAACTCAAACGTGTCCTGGAAGCAG GACCTTACTGTTAAGGTCAAAGAACACGAAGAAGAGATCACACAGTTACGAAAGCATCTGGATAACTATATAATAAAG GAAGCACTAATACTCAAGGAAAAATCGGTGCTGGAAAAACGCATCGCTTATATGCGTGTG GCATTTGATCATCAGCAGCAAGACTTGGTTGATGCAGCATCAAAGTCTTTAGCATATAGACAAGATATTATCGAGGAAAACATCCGCCTAGCATATGCATTGCAG ACTGCACATCAAGAGAGGTCAATGTTCATATCCTCTTTGCTGCCTATTCTGTCTgaatatgagaacctacgaccgTCTGTCCCCGATGCTCAATCCATTGTTGGTAATTTGAAG GTTTTGTTTAGGCATCTGCAGGAGCAACTAATGCTCACCGAG GAGAAAGTTAAGGAGTCACAGTATCAGATTACCCCATGGCAAAATGAATTGCCAAATAAGACCAATCTTCCTGTACAGTCACCTAACAATCCTCTTGGAAAAGTATCG AACAAAAGCAGCCTTGATATTGTGCCCCAGACGCCATATCCTCAAGTACAATCTCCAATGTCCTCCCCTTCCCCTGTTCAAGCCAGAGGTAATTGGAAAAACCATCAAGTAATTCCAAGTGAGGCTCCTACAAGAATTATGGATCAAGATTACGGAGGAAGGGCCGCTCTTTCAAGCAG CAACCAATTTAGGAAGGATGTTCCTGCTCAAGCGTCCCAACGTGATTCTGATGCTCTGCAGTTTGGTTTCGTTGCTCAGAACTCGAGCCTACCACTCGAGGGCCCTAGTAGAAGGTATGTCTTGGATGATTCTGTGGGGGCTGAAGACCAACATGTGCGCGAACCTTCTGCTCAATGGGGCCCTGGAGACTCACCTATTTTAGAATCTGGCCTTGAGGAAGCAAACCCTTCATATCCCTATCTTCCTACTGTTCCCGAGGAGCCTGGTTCTTCTTTTTCTGAAG CTGCAGAGGACGATCCATTGCCAGGCATAGAGGGTCTTCGAATCACGGGTGAGCCTTTTCCTGGACGGGACCTTCAAGCAAGTGGGTTCTCCATCAACGGAACCACAAGTTGTAATTTCGAG TGGGTTCGTCATCTAGATGATGGCTCCGTAAAATTCATAGAAG gagcaaggcaacccaccTATTTGGTTACTGCTGATGATGTTGATAATCTACTAGCCATTGAAGTCCAACCCCTAGACGACAGAAAAAGAAAG GGTGACATCGTAAAGGTTTATGCTAACGATCAAGCAAAAATCACTTGCG ATCCTCAAACAAAGGAACTCATAAAGAAAACCCTTGAAGTTGGGCATGTGTCTTATCAAGTCCAACTGCCT CAGGTGAGATTCTTAGACATGTGGGAACCAGCTGTTTTGGCAATAAAGAGGGAAGGTTACAGCATTAAATGCAACGGGCAGCGTGGAGTTGTTCTCACGGAGAAATTTCAGAAAGCAACTGCT ATTAATATTCCATACGGATACGAGCGTCAGACAGAGTTTTCGATTGTATCAGCTGACGGTGACGAGTATAATCTCCAGCCAGCAGACAATAACAT GTCGCGGGATACGATTGTGCTAGTGCTAAGACTGTTCAGATCCATG GCCGTCGAGAAGCGGCGGGGGAGGAAGAAGGGCCTCTTCTTCAAGTAG
- the LOC109776588 gene encoding uncharacterized protein isoform X2, giving the protein MDHLAGRLAAASADDPAPSPSAGNDGSLLDVIRAVERAEGTIRDQLQENNRLKEELMKKTRLLQRVSEDAASQATFGGGGGASQEPRTSVVTSKMDGPTPYDGAASANPRGASALRHNGVSESGGDPLVHQQTRHNKYLDSSQAFRREPAGMDNGGPSHFSTPSSRSISPTRPRKEGDYDSRLNLPGQGLLPVSEMNSNVSWKQDLTVKVKEHEEEITQLRKHLDNYIIKEALILKEKSVLEKRIAYMRVAFDHQQQDLVDAASKSLAYRQDIIEENIRLAYALQTAHQERSMFISSLLPILSEYENLRPSVPDAQSIVGNLKVLFRHLQEQLMLTEEKVKESQYQITPWQNELPNKTNLPVQSPNNPLGKVSNKSSLDIVPQTPYPQVQSPMSSPSPVQARGNWKNHQVIPSEAPTRIMDQDYGGRAALSSSNQFRKDVPAQASQRDSDALQFGFVAQNSSLPLEGPSRRYVLDDSVGAEDQHVREPSAQWGPGDSPILESGLEEANPSYPYLPTVPEEPGSSFSEAAEDDPLPGIEGLRITGEPFPGRDLQASGFSINGTTSCNFEWVRHLDDGSVKFIEGARQPTYLVTADDVDNLLAIEVQPLDDRKRKGDIVKVYANDQAKITCDPQTKELIKKTLEVGHVSYQVQLPVRFLDMWEPAVLAIKREGYSIKCNGQRGVVLTEKFQKATAINIPYGYERQTEFSIVSADGDEYNLQPADNNMSRDTIVLVLRLFRSMAVEKRRGRKKGLFFK; this is encoded by the exons ATGGACCACCTCGCCGGGAGGCTCGCCGCGGCCTCCGCCGACGaccctgccccctccccctccgcTGGAAACGACGGCAGCCTCCTCGACGTCATCCGCGCCGTCGAGCGCGCCGAGGGCACCATCCGCGACCAG TTGCAGGAGAACAACAGGCTCAAGGAGGAACTGATGAAGAAGACGCGGCTGTTGCAGAGGGTT AGCGAGGACGCTGCATCCCAGGCCActttcggcggcggcggcggcgcgagccaAGAGCCCCGCACTTCCGTCGTCACTAGCAAGATGGACGGCCCCACGCCTTATGACGGCGCTGCCTCGGCGAACCCGCGAGGCGCCTCTGCTCTCCGTCACAACGGGGTTTCAGAGAGCGGAGGAGACCCCCTGGTGCACCAACAGACGAGGCACAACAAGTACCTCGACAGCAGCCAGGCGTTTAGAAGGGAGCCGGCAGGAATGGACAATGGTGGACCCTCGCACTTCTCCACTCCATCGTCTCGTTCCATTTCTCCGACAAG GCCTAGAAAAGAAGGCGATTATGATTCCAGACTCAACTTACCTGGACAGGGGCTACTGCCTGTTTCAGAGATGAACTCAAACGTGTCCTGGAAGCAG GACCTTACTGTTAAGGTCAAAGAACACGAAGAAGAGATCACACAGTTACGAAAGCATCTGGATAACTATATAATAAAG GAAGCACTAATACTCAAGGAAAAATCGGTGCTGGAAAAACGCATCGCTTATATGCGTGTG GCATTTGATCATCAGCAGCAAGACTTGGTTGATGCAGCATCAAAGTCTTTAGCATATAGACAAGATATTATCGAGGAAAACATCCGCCTAGCATATGCATTGCAG ACTGCACATCAAGAGAGGTCAATGTTCATATCCTCTTTGCTGCCTATTCTGTCTgaatatgagaacctacgaccgTCTGTCCCCGATGCTCAATCCATTGTTGGTAATTTGAAG GTTTTGTTTAGGCATCTGCAGGAGCAACTAATGCTCACCGAG GAGAAAGTTAAGGAGTCACAGTATCAGATTACCCCATGGCAAAATGAATTGCCAAATAAGACCAATCTTCCTGTACAGTCACCTAACAATCCTCTTGGAAAAGTATCG AACAAAAGCAGCCTTGATATTGTGCCCCAGACGCCATATCCTCAAGTACAATCTCCAATGTCCTCCCCTTCCCCTGTTCAAGCCAGAGGTAATTGGAAAAACCATCAAGTAATTCCAAGTGAGGCTCCTACAAGAATTATGGATCAAGATTACGGAGGAAGGGCCGCTCTTTCAAGCAG CAACCAATTTAGGAAGGATGTTCCTGCTCAAGCGTCCCAACGTGATTCTGATGCTCTGCAGTTTGGTTTCGTTGCTCAGAACTCGAGCCTACCACTCGAGGGCCCTAGTAGAAGGTATGTCTTGGATGATTCTGTGGGGGCTGAAGACCAACATGTGCGCGAACCTTCTGCTCAATGGGGCCCTGGAGACTCACCTATTTTAGAATCTGGCCTTGAGGAAGCAAACCCTTCATATCCCTATCTTCCTACTGTTCCCGAGGAGCCTGGTTCTTCTTTTTCTGAAG CTGCAGAGGACGATCCATTGCCAGGCATAGAGGGTCTTCGAATCACGGGTGAGCCTTTTCCTGGACGGGACCTTCAAGCAAGTGGGTTCTCCATCAACGGAACCACAAGTTGTAATTTCGAG TGGGTTCGTCATCTAGATGATGGCTCCGTAAAATTCATAGAAG gagcaaggcaacccaccTATTTGGTTACTGCTGATGATGTTGATAATCTACTAGCCATTGAAGTCCAACCCCTAGACGACAGAAAAAGAAAG GGTGACATCGTAAAGGTTTATGCTAACGATCAAGCAAAAATCACTTGCG ATCCTCAAACAAAGGAACTCATAAAGAAAACCCTTGAAGTTGGGCATGTGTCTTATCAAGTCCAACTGCCT GTGAGATTCTTAGACATGTGGGAACCAGCTGTTTTGGCAATAAAGAGGGAAGGTTACAGCATTAAATGCAACGGGCAGCGTGGAGTTGTTCTCACGGAGAAATTTCAGAAAGCAACTGCT ATTAATATTCCATACGGATACGAGCGTCAGACAGAGTTTTCGATTGTATCAGCTGACGGTGACGAGTATAATCTCCAGCCAGCAGACAATAACAT GTCGCGGGATACGATTGTGCTAGTGCTAAGACTGTTCAGATCCATG GCCGTCGAGAAGCGGCGGGGGAGGAAGAAGGGCCTCTTCTTCAAGTAG
- the LOC109776588 gene encoding uncharacterized protein isoform X1: MDHLAGRLAAASADDPAPSPSAGNDGSLLDVIRAVERAEGTIRDQLQENNRLKEELMKKTRLLQRVSEDAASQATFGGGGGASQEPRTSVVTSKMDGPTPYDGAASANPRGASALRHNGVSESGGDPLVHQQTRHNKYLDSSQAFRREPAGMDNGGPSHFSTPSSRSISPTRPRKEGDYDSRLNLPGQGLLPVSEMNSNVSWKQDLTVKVKEHEEEITQLRKHLDNYIIKEALILKEKSVLEKRIAYMRVAFDHQQQDLVDAASKSLAYRQDIIEENIRLAYALQTAHQERSMFISSLLPILSEYENLRPSVPDAQSIVGNLKVLFRHLQEQLMLTEEKVKESQYQITPWQNELPNKTNLPVQSPNNPLGKVSNKSSLDIVPQTPYPQVQSPMSSPSPVQARGNWKNHQVIPSEAPTRIMDQDYGGRAALSSSNQFRKDVPAQASQRDSDALQFGFVAQNSSLPLEGPSRRYVLDDSVGAEDQHVREPSAQWGPGDSPILESGLEEANPSYPYLPTVPEEPGSSFSEAAEDDPLPGIEGLRITGEPFPGRDLQASGFSINGTTSCNFEWVRHLDDGSVKFIEGARQPTYLVTADDVDNLLAIEVQPLDDRKRKGDIVKVYANDQAKITCDPQTKELIKKTLEVGHVSYQVQLPQVRFLDMWEPAVLAIKREGYSIKCNGQRGVVLTEKFQKATAINIPYGYERQTEFSIVSADGDEYNLQPADNNMSRDTIVLVLRLFRSMAVEKRRGRKKGLFFK; this comes from the exons ATGGACCACCTCGCCGGGAGGCTCGCCGCGGCCTCCGCCGACGaccctgccccctccccctccgcTGGAAACGACGGCAGCCTCCTCGACGTCATCCGCGCCGTCGAGCGCGCCGAGGGCACCATCCGCGACCAG TTGCAGGAGAACAACAGGCTCAAGGAGGAACTGATGAAGAAGACGCGGCTGTTGCAGAGGGTT AGCGAGGACGCTGCATCCCAGGCCActttcggcggcggcggcggcgcgagccaAGAGCCCCGCACTTCCGTCGTCACTAGCAAGATGGACGGCCCCACGCCTTATGACGGCGCTGCCTCGGCGAACCCGCGAGGCGCCTCTGCTCTCCGTCACAACGGGGTTTCAGAGAGCGGAGGAGACCCCCTGGTGCACCAACAGACGAGGCACAACAAGTACCTCGACAGCAGCCAGGCGTTTAGAAGGGAGCCGGCAGGAATGGACAATGGTGGACCCTCGCACTTCTCCACTCCATCGTCTCGTTCCATTTCTCCGACAAG GCCTAGAAAAGAAGGCGATTATGATTCCAGACTCAACTTACCTGGACAGGGGCTACTGCCTGTTTCAGAGATGAACTCAAACGTGTCCTGGAAGCAG GACCTTACTGTTAAGGTCAAAGAACACGAAGAAGAGATCACACAGTTACGAAAGCATCTGGATAACTATATAATAAAG GAAGCACTAATACTCAAGGAAAAATCGGTGCTGGAAAAACGCATCGCTTATATGCGTGTG GCATTTGATCATCAGCAGCAAGACTTGGTTGATGCAGCATCAAAGTCTTTAGCATATAGACAAGATATTATCGAGGAAAACATCCGCCTAGCATATGCATTGCAG ACTGCACATCAAGAGAGGTCAATGTTCATATCCTCTTTGCTGCCTATTCTGTCTgaatatgagaacctacgaccgTCTGTCCCCGATGCTCAATCCATTGTTGGTAATTTGAAG GTTTTGTTTAGGCATCTGCAGGAGCAACTAATGCTCACCGAG GAGAAAGTTAAGGAGTCACAGTATCAGATTACCCCATGGCAAAATGAATTGCCAAATAAGACCAATCTTCCTGTACAGTCACCTAACAATCCTCTTGGAAAAGTATCG AACAAAAGCAGCCTTGATATTGTGCCCCAGACGCCATATCCTCAAGTACAATCTCCAATGTCCTCCCCTTCCCCTGTTCAAGCCAGAGGTAATTGGAAAAACCATCAAGTAATTCCAAGTGAGGCTCCTACAAGAATTATGGATCAAGATTACGGAGGAAGGGCCGCTCTTTCAAGCAG CAACCAATTTAGGAAGGATGTTCCTGCTCAAGCGTCCCAACGTGATTCTGATGCTCTGCAGTTTGGTTTCGTTGCTCAGAACTCGAGCCTACCACTCGAGGGCCCTAGTAGAAGGTATGTCTTGGATGATTCTGTGGGGGCTGAAGACCAACATGTGCGCGAACCTTCTGCTCAATGGGGCCCTGGAGACTCACCTATTTTAGAATCTGGCCTTGAGGAAGCAAACCCTTCATATCCCTATCTTCCTACTGTTCCCGAGGAGCCTGGTTCTTCTTTTTCTGAAG CTGCAGAGGACGATCCATTGCCAGGCATAGAGGGTCTTCGAATCACGGGTGAGCCTTTTCCTGGACGGGACCTTCAAGCAAGTGGGTTCTCCATCAACGGAACCACAAGTTGTAATTTCGAG TGGGTTCGTCATCTAGATGATGGCTCCGTAAAATTCATAGAAG gagcaaggcaacccaccTATTTGGTTACTGCTGATGATGTTGATAATCTACTAGCCATTGAAGTCCAACCCCTAGACGACAGAAAAAGAAAG GGTGACATCGTAAAGGTTTATGCTAACGATCAAGCAAAAATCACTTGCG ATCCTCAAACAAAGGAACTCATAAAGAAAACCCTTGAAGTTGGGCATGTGTCTTATCAAGTCCAACTGCCT CAGGTGAGATTCTTAGACATGTGGGAACCAGCTGTTTTGGCAATAAAGAGGGAAGGTTACAGCATTAAATGCAACGGGCAGCGTGGAGTTGTTCTCACGGAGAAATTTCAGAAAGCAACTGCT ATTAATATTCCATACGGATACGAGCGTCAGACAGAGTTTTCGATTGTATCAGCTGACGGTGACGAGTATAATCTCCAGCCAGCAGACAATAACAT GTCGCGGGATACGATTGTGCTAGTGCTAAGACTGTTCAGATCCATG GCCGTCGAGAAGCGGCGGGGGAGGAAGAAGGGCCTCTTCTTCAAGTAG